One genomic window of Bos taurus isolate L1 Dominette 01449 registration number 42190680 breed Hereford chromosome Y, ARS-UCD2.0, whole genome shotgun sequence includes the following:
- the LOC132344471 gene encoding testis-specific Y-encoded protein 3-like isoform X1 → MESETGPEEGGSTPGSWILVVSPGLHEGGALGPTSSVWAAEAMQAAGGAPGEEAALFWVEAVEEGAAVEEGEVAGPGQEFQLLVLDVMEEVEVVAYEEQEQVSSEEHVHDHPRPGALSDRPALEALAALQLELEPVNQKAQRAHARLKHKTSQRRKVHLEHRSAIIQGIRGFWVEVFMNHPQMSVLMSKQDADMLHFMTNLEVEEFRHPTRHCKITLSFRRNRYFQNEVIVKEYLMKVTGYHASRSTPVQWHQGFEWKAYRRRHHDSSVNFFNWFFDHNFTGSDWIAEIIIRDLWPNPLQYYVRRKAAPQKVPGGREEPDPPSF, encoded by the exons ATGGAGAGTGAGACGGGGCCAGAGGAAGGCGGCAGCACTCCGGGatcctggatcttagttgtgagcccgggtcttcatgagggaggggccctggggcctACCAGCTCCGTGTGGGCGGCAGAGGCGATGCAGGCCGCAGGTGGTGCGCCAGGCGAGGAGGCCGCCCTCTTCTgggtggaggcagtggaggaaggtgcggctgtggaggagggagaggtggcgGGACCCGGGCAGGAGTTCCAGCTGCTGGTGTTGGacgtcatggaggaggtggaggtggtggcataCGAGGAGCAGGAGCAGGTGTCCTCGGAGGAGCATGTCCACGACCATCCAAGGCCCGGAGCCCTGAGTGACCGGCCTGCACTGGAGGCGCTGGCGGCcctgcagctggagctggagcccgTGAATCAGAAAGCCCAAAGGGCGCATGCTCGCCTGAAACATAAGACCAGTCAGCGGCGGAAGGTGCATCTAGAACACagaagcgccatcatccagggcatccgtgGCTTCTGGGTCGAAGTT tttATGAACCACCCCCAAATGTCAGTTTTGATGAGCAAGCAAGATGCAGACATGCTTCACTTCATGACCAACTTGGAG GTGGAGGAATTCAGGCATCCCACTCGTCACTGCAAGATCACATTGTCCTTTCGGAGGAATAGGTATTTCCAGAATGAAGTGATTGTCAAGGAGTACCTGATGAAGGTCACTG GATACCACGCATCTCGTTCCACTCCAGTTCAGTGGCACCAGGGCTTTGAATGGAAGGCATACAGGCGCAGGCACCACGACAGCAGCGTTAACTTCTTCAACTGGTTCTTTGACCACAATTTCACAGGATCTGactggattgctgag ATCATCATAAGGGATCTGTGGCCCAATCCTTTGCAGTACTATGTGAGGAGGAAGGCTGCACCACAAAAGGTACCAGGAGGACGAGAG GAACCCGATCCCCCCAGCTTTTGA
- the LOC132344471 gene encoding testis-specific Y-encoded protein 3-like isoform X2, translated as MESETGPEEGGSTPGSWILVVSPGLHEGGALGPTSSVWAAEAMQAAGGAPGEEAALFWVEAVEEGAAVEEGEVAGPGQEFQLLVLDVMEEVEVVAYEEQEQVSSEEHVHDHPRPGALSDRPALEALAALQLELEPVNQKAQRAHARLKHKTSQRRKVHLEHRSAIIQGIRGFWVEVVSLGVVLVEEFRHPTRHCKITLSFRRNRYFQNEVIVKEYLMKVTGYHASRSTPVQWHQGFEWKAYRRRHHDSSVNFFNWFFDHNFTGSDWIAEIIIRDLWPNPLQYYVRRKAAPQKVPGGREEPDPPSF; from the exons ATGGAGAGTGAGACGGGGCCAGAGGAAGGCGGCAGCACTCCGGGatcctggatcttagttgtgagcccgggtcttcatgagggaggggccctggggcctACCAGCTCCGTGTGGGCGGCAGAGGCGATGCAGGCCGCAGGTGGTGCGCCAGGCGAGGAGGCCGCCCTCTTCTgggtggaggcagtggaggaaggtgcggctgtggaggagggagaggtggcgGGACCCGGGCAGGAGTTCCAGCTGCTGGTGTTGGacgtcatggaggaggtggaggtggtggcataCGAGGAGCAGGAGCAGGTGTCCTCGGAGGAGCATGTCCACGACCATCCAAGGCCCGGAGCCCTGAGTGACCGGCCTGCACTGGAGGCGCTGGCGGCcctgcagctggagctggagcccgTGAATCAGAAAGCCCAAAGGGCGCATGCTCGCCTGAAACATAAGACCAGTCAGCGGCGGAAGGTGCATCTAGAACACagaagcgccatcatccagggcatccgtgGCTTCTGGGTCGAAGTTGTATCCCttggtgtggtgctt GTGGAGGAATTCAGGCATCCCACTCGTCACTGCAAGATCACATTGTCCTTTCGGAGGAATAGGTATTTCCAGAATGAAGTGATTGTCAAGGAGTACCTGATGAAGGTCACTG GATACCACGCATCTCGTTCCACTCCAGTTCAGTGGCACCAGGGCTTTGAATGGAAGGCATACAGGCGCAGGCACCACGACAGCAGCGTTAACTTCTTCAACTGGTTCTTTGACCACAATTTCACAGGATCTGactggattgctgag ATCATCATAAGGGATCTGTGGCCCAATCCTTTGCAGTACTATGTGAGGAGGAAGGCTGCACCACAAAAGGTACCAGGAGGACGAGAG GAACCCGATCCCCCCAGCTTTTGA